A genomic segment from Phormidium ambiguum IAM M-71 encodes:
- a CDS encoding helicase-related protein, which produces MKTQVLNIQPMPDNDSLKVWMSIGDKQRQFRFSRKIDRIANRQLQVISYESDFGETFKFNQHIVGEVMNLVRQFYKGDTIELPQEVGDLGTPEQALALQKPFKQKVLNNFSTHSSSTDPESILTDKGLNVYDSKRQEKHLQFVESFYRRIRGHITGTSEHRSVIRSSTEPRRLMPTGYLSPLPAASTVSSEQQNNFRPSNCGLAINLAPDWDKKQLPIELKIRFSVFLPKLDLSKAAERSLRPMWQRFDVSASVNTRIQDLLFDGSPTLTKLNQDITQQLKKITEAHQSDSLAWLFELKPTIDDLTDQEVTFAKENHKKLQVELRKRVANKKNKNKNDSTAVDSEIQPGQVAPVNFKVTVEVQKRNLGGQTRLRLFLRNKSDQIDVFGDPRDTGLFGACLEVKLPKQIWQPIELSRFQISYQVNSTVPAQGINCTPQFEDINDVVRIWTEFLPIYWQKRLYTAGIQAPFKNLAQPDGDADLQVLQSILLQMQKYRDNWQALINQKHPQTGGIQHSADAQKDLDNFQQEIQRFELGIQVLSNPKYAQLRRAFNLMNQTFAEIDDKRKQRNKSPYENWRPFQIVYIVSNLAALAARQWTGDFAGNALAQVDHAAVVHFPTGGGKSEAVMGIILTQAFFDRLRGRDWGVVAWLRYPLRLLTYQQLQRFLDTLVVADEIRKTQPDLAKTPEFTVGYYGGRDNSPNSLKSVPSEAEKYIGQAKSKMQAAGVQPPKYLTLADVGYYVPSSIQQYRMVMRCPYCGSENVHTFIDSQTKELRHRCGPLNEPLPQGDCGREIPLYIVDEDIYSRLPTLLVGTLDKIANITFRPASRTLFGAVSHECSVHGFVANCSCHKQNSVGGCTRRNLKSLSTPPVDPGIPIIFQDELHLLREELGTFDGHYEALIDAIHQERGANRPKILAATATIEGAEQQIRHLYWRELSQFPVRGPAQGRSFYANEHSRYVTRGFVGLRPTAANALDASMALILALRTELEIIRNEPKKYKVEYGLGSLTDDEFLQLVDEHDLCCTYVNSKNDGSDIRRSINEQVKAVLREQFGEDKANAMLPEAITLSGDDGIDVVKEVLKQMETPQRNLKQDDPERLSDVVATSLISHGVDIDRLNLMLFYGWPNTTAEYIQASSRAGRTVPGLVFILFRPQRARERAIFDYFVKAHEYLDQMVEAVPIDRFAHNALYRTAFGLLLGRLLHIDGPATRLGNQEIDIAELDKIDKLRELIHGIGQGRSAINITAVINKINATLNPDSLPEGEVFQTPLSLVENAFLSQIERIVQNPNESNQVTTALTKNDIPDDFRLLLSLRDVDAGIKITGY; this is translated from the coding sequence ATGAAAACCCAAGTCTTGAACATTCAGCCTATGCCTGACAACGACTCCCTCAAGGTCTGGATGTCGATTGGGGATAAGCAGCGCCAGTTCAGATTCTCTCGAAAAATTGATCGGATTGCAAATCGTCAGCTGCAAGTTATCAGCTATGAAAGTGACTTTGGAGAAACTTTTAAATTTAACCAACATATTGTTGGTGAGGTGATGAACTTAGTCCGGCAGTTTTATAAGGGTGATACTATTGAATTACCTCAAGAAGTTGGCGATTTAGGTACTCCAGAACAAGCATTAGCTTTACAAAAACCTTTCAAACAAAAAGTGCTTAATAATTTTTCTACTCACTCTTCATCCACTGACCCTGAATCAATTCTCACTGATAAAGGGTTGAATGTATATGATTCTAAGAGACAGGAAAAGCACCTGCAATTTGTTGAGAGTTTTTATCGGCGCATACGGGGTCATATTACAGGAACATCTGAGCATCGAAGCGTTATCAGAAGTTCCACCGAACCTAGACGTTTGATGCCAACTGGCTACCTCTCGCCGTTACCAGCTGCTTCAACAGTCAGCAGCGAGCAGCAAAATAATTTTCGTCCAAGTAACTGTGGTTTAGCGATTAATTTAGCACCAGACTGGGATAAGAAACAGTTGCCGATCGAATTAAAAATTCGTTTTAGTGTGTTTCTGCCTAAGCTCGATTTGAGTAAAGCTGCTGAGAGGTCACTCCGCCCAATGTGGCAGCGTTTTGATGTCAGTGCTTCTGTCAATACGAGGATTCAAGATTTATTATTTGATGGTTCTCCTACCCTCACTAAACTTAATCAGGACATTACACAACAACTAAAAAAGATAACCGAAGCACATCAGAGTGATTCATTGGCTTGGCTCTTTGAACTCAAGCCAACTATTGATGATTTGACTGACCAAGAAGTTACATTTGCTAAAGAAAATCATAAAAAATTACAGGTTGAACTCCGTAAGCGAGTGGCTAACAAAAAGAATAAAAATAAGAACGATAGTACGGCTGTTGATAGTGAGATTCAGCCGGGACAAGTTGCTCCCGTTAACTTCAAAGTTACGGTAGAAGTGCAAAAGCGAAATTTAGGTGGTCAGACGAGATTACGCCTATTTTTGAGAAACAAGAGTGACCAAATTGATGTTTTCGGCGACCCAAGAGACACGGGTTTGTTTGGAGCTTGTTTGGAAGTTAAATTACCGAAACAGATTTGGCAACCAATAGAATTATCTCGTTTTCAGATATCTTATCAAGTTAATTCTACTGTTCCTGCTCAAGGAATTAACTGTACGCCACAATTTGAGGATATTAATGATGTAGTTCGTATATGGACTGAATTTTTACCGATTTATTGGCAAAAAAGACTTTATACTGCTGGCATTCAAGCACCTTTTAAGAATTTGGCGCAACCTGATGGAGATGCTGACCTACAAGTACTCCAATCGATTTTGCTTCAGATGCAGAAGTATCGCGATAATTGGCAAGCATTAATTAACCAAAAACATCCACAAACAGGTGGTATTCAACATAGCGCTGATGCTCAAAAAGATTTGGACAATTTTCAACAAGAAATTCAGCGGTTTGAGCTAGGTATTCAGGTCTTATCAAATCCCAAATATGCACAGTTGCGGCGAGCTTTTAATCTAATGAACCAAACGTTCGCCGAAATTGACGATAAACGCAAACAGCGTAATAAATCTCCTTATGAAAACTGGCGACCTTTCCAGATAGTTTATATTGTTTCTAACCTTGCAGCCTTAGCAGCGCGACAATGGACAGGAGATTTTGCTGGTAACGCTCTAGCACAGGTTGACCATGCTGCTGTGGTTCATTTCCCAACAGGCGGTGGTAAATCTGAAGCGGTAATGGGAATTATTCTGACTCAAGCATTTTTCGATCGCTTGCGAGGTCGAGATTGGGGTGTAGTAGCTTGGTTGCGGTATCCTTTACGCTTGCTAACTTACCAGCAGTTGCAGCGCTTTTTGGACACTTTGGTTGTTGCTGATGAAATTAGAAAAACACAACCAGATTTAGCTAAAACACCTGAATTTACAGTAGGTTACTACGGCGGTCGAGATAATAGCCCTAATTCTCTTAAATCAGTTCCTAGCGAAGCCGAAAAGTACATAGGGCAAGCAAAAAGCAAGATGCAGGCTGCGGGTGTACAACCTCCTAAATATTTAACCTTGGCGGATGTTGGCTACTACGTTCCTAGCTCTATCCAGCAGTATCGTATGGTGATGCGTTGCCCTTATTGTGGATCGGAAAATGTTCACACTTTTATTGATTCACAAACCAAGGAACTTCGACATCGCTGTGGTCCTCTCAATGAACCTTTACCTCAAGGTGATTGTGGTCGGGAAATTCCACTCTATATTGTTGATGAAGATATTTATAGCCGACTACCGACTTTGCTGGTAGGAACTCTCGATAAAATTGCTAACATTACGTTCCGTCCTGCTAGTCGAACTTTATTTGGTGCCGTATCACATGAATGCTCGGTGCATGGTTTTGTTGCTAACTGTAGTTGTCACAAACAAAATTCTGTGGGGGGATGTACTCGTCGAAATTTAAAATCCCTCTCTACACCACCTGTTGACCCTGGTATCCCTATCATTTTTCAGGATGAGTTACACCTCCTGCGTGAAGAGTTGGGAACGTTTGATGGTCATTATGAAGCTCTCATTGATGCTATTCATCAAGAAAGAGGAGCTAACCGCCCTAAAATACTAGCAGCAACCGCAACGATTGAAGGTGCAGAGCAGCAAATTAGGCATCTTTACTGGCGAGAACTTTCTCAATTTCCAGTGCGAGGGCCTGCTCAGGGGCGTAGTTTTTATGCAAACGAACATAGCCGTTACGTAACTAGAGGTTTTGTTGGACTACGCCCGACAGCCGCAAATGCCCTTGATGCGTCAATGGCTTTAATTTTAGCTTTGCGAACTGAGTTAGAAATTATTCGTAATGAACCTAAAAAATATAAGGTTGAGTATGGACTTGGTTCTTTAACTGATGATGAATTTTTACAGTTGGTTGATGAGCATGACCTTTGCTGTACTTATGTCAACTCAAAAAATGATGGTTCTGATATCCGACGTTCTATTAATGAACAAGTAAAAGCAGTATTACGAGAACAATTTGGAGAAGATAAAGCCAATGCTATGCTTCCAGAAGCAATAACTCTTTCTGGTGATGATGGCATTGATGTAGTTAAAGAAGTTCTCAAACAGATGGAAACACCACAGAGAAATTTAAAACAAGATGACCCAGAAAGATTATCAGATGTAGTAGCAACCAGTTTAATTTCTCATGGGGTCGATATTGACCGACTCAATTTAATGTTGTTTTATGGATGGCCTAATACAACGGCTGAATATATCCAAGCATCAAGTCGTGCTGGACGAACTGTTCCTGGTTTAGTGTTTATTTTATTCAGACCACAACGCGCTCGTGAAAGAGCTATTTTCGACTATTTTGTGAAAGCGCATGAATATTTAGACCAAATGGTGGAAGCTGTTCCCATTGACCGCTTTGCTCACAATGCACTTTATCGAACAGCTTTTGGTTTACTGCTTGGGCGCTTGTTACACATTGATGGTCCTGCGACGCGACTAGGAAATCAGGAAATAGATATAGCAGAATTGGATAAAATTGATAAATTGCGAGAGTTAATTCATGGCATTGGACAAGGACGTTCAGCTATTAATATCACCGCAGTAATTAACAAAATTAATGCTACTCTTAATCCAGATAGTTTACCAGAAGGAGAGGTTTTTCAAACTCCATTAAGCTTGGTAGAAAATGCTTTTCTATCTCAAATTGAGCGGATTGTCCAAAACCCTAATGAATCTAATCAAGTCACAACTGCTCTTACAAAAAATGATATACCTGATGATTTCCGTTTATTGTTATCTCTTCGGGATGTTGATGCAGGGATTAAAATTACAGGTTACTAA
- a CDS encoding HIRAN domain-containing protein — protein MKTLFLAWLDPNSRSWFPIGRLIFDGVNYQFVYTQGAKKAQEKCGFQPLSSFPHLDEVYTSTHLFSVFSNWLMPRSRPDYSSFIQWLNLPEHHNDPIAILARSGGQRETDTLTVFPKPELDEEGRFGIHFFARGLRHLPTGAIERINRFSPGEKLWLAQEFQNTIDSPALTLNTEDRYIVGYCPQYLNSEILALLLRNPREVEVRVLRVNQPPTPLQFRLLCQLTAQWSDETRPFSSLQYQPLIAAAAIAMP, from the coding sequence TTGAAAACACTATTTTTAGCTTGGCTTGACCCAAATAGTCGCTCCTGGTTTCCCATTGGTCGGTTAATATTTGATGGAGTAAACTATCAGTTTGTTTACACCCAAGGGGCAAAAAAGGCTCAAGAAAAATGTGGTTTTCAACCTTTGTCATCGTTTCCACATTTAGATGAAGTTTATACGTCAACCCACCTATTTTCTGTATTCTCTAATTGGTTGATGCCGCGAAGTCGTCCCGATTACTCAAGTTTTATTCAATGGTTAAATCTTCCCGAACATCATAACGACCCAATTGCCATATTAGCTCGGAGTGGTGGACAAAGAGAAACAGATACTCTCACGGTTTTTCCCAAGCCAGAACTAGATGAAGAAGGACGATTTGGGATTCATTTTTTCGCTCGCGGACTGAGGCATCTACCAACAGGTGCAATTGAGAGAATTAATCGCTTTTCACCAGGGGAAAAGTTATGGTTAGCCCAGGAATTTCAAAATACAATTGATTCTCCGGCATTGACTCTCAACACAGAAGATCGTTACATCGTCGGGTATTGTCCGCAATATTTGAATAGTGAAATTTTGGCACTTCTACTGAGAAATCCCAGAGAAGTAGAGGTGCGTGTCTTGCGTGTTAATCAACCGCCAACACCGCTTCAGTTTCGCTTGTTATGTCAGCTAACCGCACAGTGGAGTGACGAAACTCGTCCCTTTTCTAGTCTTCAGTATCAACCTCTGATAGCTGCGGCGGCAATTGCCATGCCCTGA
- a CDS encoding DNA cytosine methyltransferase, producing the protein MGLKALDLFCGMGGLSWGLKATGVIQPLWAVDNYKPATTIYQCNLPNANVLNIDISKKANIRDLITKVQFSKGVDLVVGGSPCRGFTQIRNGQDTHSDPHNRLTIKFAEIVRELNPLAFIYENVPQLKNSRVFQPFLRKLKGRNSYRVTYEVVEAANFGNPSRRTRLFVVGLRWDLERVPVIPTGLNIPHHQFWLNRDEQNGKIVYCPKLEEPWRSRLLDPNDPQLVNVEQAISDLPILEVNTTGAFCPYATPPQSAYQKWARQEIQETDGHAVPRIRPETRARLKAIVPGGNWRDLPEPLTYKIPDDPTSGQLRRSHYSAYRRLLPEGHSPTVQGHADFAYHYKYERALTPRELARLMGFTDDFRLGHEYHSVVQGIGNAVPPILAYSIANSLLAQLD; encoded by the coding sequence ATGGGTTTAAAAGCCTTAGATTTATTTTGTGGAATGGGGGGCTTGTCTTGGGGATTGAAGGCTACAGGAGTTATTCAACCATTATGGGCAGTAGATAACTATAAGCCTGCAACTACCATTTATCAATGTAATTTACCAAATGCTAATGTACTAAATATAGATATTTCTAAAAAAGCAAATATCAGAGATTTAATAACAAAAGTTCAATTTTCTAAGGGAGTAGATTTAGTTGTAGGCGGTAGCCCCTGCCGGGGATTCACACAAATTCGGAATGGTCAAGATACACATTCAGATCCTCATAACCGTCTAACTATCAAATTTGCTGAGATTGTACGTGAATTAAACCCACTAGCTTTTATTTATGAAAATGTACCTCAACTAAAAAATTCTAGAGTTTTTCAGCCGTTTCTAAGAAAATTGAAAGGACGAAACAGCTATCGAGTTACCTATGAAGTAGTAGAAGCAGCAAACTTTGGAAATCCTTCTCGACGTACAAGATTGTTCGTAGTGGGGCTGAGATGGGATCTTGAGCGGGTTCCCGTTATTCCAACGGGCTTAAATATTCCTCATCATCAATTTTGGCTAAATAGAGATGAGCAGAATGGGAAGATAGTCTACTGTCCAAAACTTGAGGAACCTTGGCGCTCTCGTCTACTTGACCCAAATGACCCGCAGTTGGTCAATGTAGAACAGGCAATCTCAGATTTGCCAATTCTGGAAGTCAACACCACTGGGGCATTTTGCCCCTACGCAACTCCACCCCAGAGTGCCTATCAAAAATGGGCTAGACAGGAAATTCAAGAAACCGATGGTCATGCAGTTCCACGCATACGACCAGAAACCAGGGCGCGGTTAAAGGCAATTGTCCCTGGTGGAAACTGGCGAGATTTACCGGAACCCTTGACTTATAAGATTCCTGACGATCCAACAAGTGGGCAACTTAGGCGCAGTCATTACAGTGCATATCGTCGGCTACTTCCAGAAGGGCATAGTCCCACAGTACAAGGTCATGCAGATTTTGCTTACCACTACAAGTATGAAAGAGCGCTCACGCCGCGTGAGTTAGCTCGATTAATGGGCTTTACAGACGATTTCCGATTAGGGCATGAGTATCATTCAGTTGTTCAAGGAATTGGCAACGCTGTACCACCCATACTGGCTTATTCGATCGCTAATTCACTCCTCGCTCAACTAGATTAA
- a CDS encoding protelomerase family protein translates to FPVLHNLTQSRFLLSDYLSADLVLAGMEFLEKHDKRFNAAEDPERVNRRWSKVLNERAKDWAIIEDMTYHKFRGAYLKACIANSGVDPFDYLDYAKSILGDNDEGTIKAYQRFEIKQGSQTRL, encoded by the coding sequence CTTCCCTGTGTTGCACAATTTAACACAGTCTCGTTTTCTTTTGTCCGACTACTTATCAGCCGATTTAGTGTTAGCTGGAATGGAGTTTTTAGAGAAACACGATAAGCGGTTTAATGCCGCAGAAGACCCGGAGAGAGTTAATCGCAGATGGTCAAAAGTGTTAAATGAACGTGCTAAAGATTGGGCAATTATTGAGGATATGACCTACCACAAATTTAGGGGAGCATACCTGAAAGCTTGCATTGCTAACTCAGGAGTTGACCCTTTTGATTACCTGGACTATGCCAAATCGATACTTGGTGATAATGATGAAGGAACTATCAAAGCTTATCAACGGTTTGAGATTAAGCAGGGGAGTCAGACTAGGCTATAA
- a CDS encoding tyrosine-type recombinase/integrase, whose amino-acid sequence MTDLDLSVSSLILATPTPLTRQPAAVYLSSLTAGSRRTMGKALNAIARLLTDDQCDALTLNWAALRYQHTAAIRAVLMEKYAPATANRMLCALRRVLKEARRLGLMSADDYAAAVDLKSVRGESPSRGRALKNSEIAALLKVCRDDPSLLGVRDAALLAILSGTGLRRSEVVALDVADFDPATGSLQVRHGKGKKSRTVYLPDGASRLVFSWLELRGSTPGALINPIRRGDRIEMRQMTDQAVMVILQKRGVQAKVANFSPHDFRRTFISNLLEAGADVLTVSRLAGHADPATTSKYDKREEVAKRKAVQLLQIPFD is encoded by the coding sequence ATGACTGACCTTGATTTAAGCGTGAGCTCTCTGATACTCGCCACCCCGACTCCACTGACTAGGCAACCCGCCGCTGTCTATCTGTCGAGTCTGACGGCGGGTTCGCGGCGCACAATGGGGAAGGCACTCAATGCGATCGCTCGTCTACTAACCGATGACCAATGCGATGCTTTGACCTTAAACTGGGCGGCTTTGCGTTACCAACATACGGCAGCGATCCGGGCAGTGTTAATGGAAAAATATGCCCCCGCTACCGCTAACCGAATGCTCTGTGCCTTGCGTCGGGTGTTAAAGGAGGCGCGGCGGTTGGGTTTGATGAGTGCGGACGATTATGCCGCAGCGGTAGATCTCAAGAGCGTCCGGGGTGAATCGCCCAGTCGGGGACGGGCACTGAAAAACAGCGAGATTGCGGCACTCCTGAAAGTGTGTCGGGATGACCCTTCGCTGCTTGGCGTTCGCGATGCGGCGTTGTTGGCGATTTTGAGTGGGACTGGGTTACGTCGTTCGGAGGTGGTGGCTTTGGATGTGGCAGACTTTGACCCCGCTACTGGTTCTTTGCAAGTGCGTCACGGTAAGGGGAAAAAATCTCGGACGGTGTATTTACCAGATGGCGCATCACGACTGGTTTTTTCGTGGTTGGAATTAAGAGGAAGTACACCGGGGGCACTCATCAATCCAATTCGGCGGGGAGATCGTATTGAGATGCGACAAATGACCGACCAGGCGGTGATGGTAATTCTCCAGAAAAGAGGTGTGCAAGCCAAGGTAGCCAACTTTTCTCCCCACGATTTTCGCCGGACTTTTATTAGTAATTTATTAGAAGCGGGGGCGGATGTTTTAACTGTGAGTCGTTTAGCCGGACACGCTGACCCAGCGACAACTTCTAAATACGATAAAAGAGAAGAGGTGGCTAAACGTAAAGCGGTGCAGTTGTTGCAGATTCCTTTTGATTGA
- a CDS encoding papain-like cysteine protease family protein, protein MNTENSTPELSGAGGNWQVIDEVDDPTVIKQQDRICCGPACAEMLLREQGVNNIGQEEIATIRGTPVTVPDLTETLNELDPSDLRRWVGGYFLISEASSAEVLEVLMTTGAWIAELREHGVRVRLAHLVVVDGFDGIGRILIRDPWDGTKYKMDKEEFLQYWTGQGIYKREL, encoded by the coding sequence TTGAATACTGAGAACTCAACGCCTGAACTTTCTGGTGCAGGTGGGAATTGGCAAGTTATTGATGAAGTCGATGACCCAACGGTTATCAAACAGCAAGACCGCATCTGCTGTGGTCCTGCCTGTGCTGAGATGTTACTCAGAGAGCAGGGAGTCAATAACATTGGCCAGGAAGAAATTGCGACTATTAGGGGAACACCCGTGACTGTTCCTGACCTAACAGAGACACTCAATGAACTAGATCCTAGTGATTTGAGGCGGTGGGTTGGCGGATACTTCCTAATTTCAGAAGCTAGTTCTGCCGAGGTGTTAGAGGTATTAATGACCACAGGAGCTTGGATAGCAGAACTTCGAGAACATGGAGTGCGGGTGCGTCTGGCTCACTTAGTCGTCGTTGATGGTTTTGATGGTATTGGGAGAATCCTAATCAGAGACCCGTGGGATGGCACCAAGTATAAAATGGATAAAGAGGAATTCTTACAATACTGGACGGGTCAAGGTATTTACAAGCGAGAATTATGA
- a CDS encoding NACHT C-terminal helical domain 2-containing protein, whose protein sequence is MNSTQAVESLRMMKLEIDALVAEDSQLQQLLSWIKLKSLSVRSDDKPAKVRAFYLAVVSLLGLPLVRNFDPNRASAKARQFATSFNRVREVALDLGFNLNPNTDPAYVLVSILAQDIDPQLKQTVQQLIAELPDPKEEREKFETWRQTNGLEWVAKLTDVLGIDFQLSDKQRELLKRYYSDNKLLLEYLNSVSNLTPTLRAEIEEGLFLPID, encoded by the coding sequence ATGAACTCTACTCAAGCCGTTGAATCTTTGAGGATGATGAAGCTTGAAATTGATGCGTTAGTAGCTGAAGATAGTCAATTACAGCAACTTCTCAGTTGGATTAAGCTCAAATCCCTTTCAGTTCGGTCTGATGACAAACCAGCAAAAGTGCGAGCGTTTTACCTAGCTGTTGTATCTCTGTTGGGTCTGCCTTTGGTTCGTAACTTTGACCCAAATCGTGCCTCAGCTAAGGCGCGTCAGTTTGCTACTAGCTTTAATCGTGTTCGTGAGGTTGCACTCGATCTTGGGTTTAACCTCAACCCTAATACTGACCCAGCTTATGTTCTTGTTTCTATCTTGGCCCAAGATATCGATCCACAATTAAAGCAGACAGTGCAACAACTTATCGCTGAACTACCTGACCCGAAGGAAGAAAGAGAAAAATTTGAGACGTGGCGGCAAACTAACGGTCTTGAGTGGGTGGCAAAACTAACAGACGTGCTTGGCATTGATTTTCAGTTGAGCGATAAGCAAAGAGAGTTACTCAAGCGATATTACTCGGATAATAAGTTGCTTTTAGAGTACCTTAATAGCGTTTCTAACTTGACCCCCACACTTCGAGCCGAGATTGAAGAAGGATTGTTCTTACCTATAGATTAA